A stretch of DNA from Myxococcota bacterium:
GTAGCGCCCAAGCTGATCCCGGCCTTAATTCGCATGGCTAAAGAGTTCGTGCCAGCAGATCCAACGAACACAGACACCGTCTTAGGCCCCATGGCTGGCCGCGCAGCTCTAGAGCGTTACCTATCGCTGCTTGAAAAAGTACGTGAGTCAGCGGGCTGCAAAGTATTACTAGAAGCACAAGTGTTACCAGGTGGCGCCTTTGTCACGCCAAGCGTTTACCAAGTCGAACAATTTGTAGACATCGAACTCTTCGGCCCGCATTTTGATATCCAATTATTTGACGGTCTCGATGAAGCGATCAAGCTTGTTAATCAAAGCGATTACGGCCTATCAAACTCTATCTTTACTCGAAGCGAAACCAGTTTTGAGCGCTTCTACCAAGAGACCTACTCGGGCGTGTTAAATTGGAACCGCAGCACCAACGGCTTGTCGGGCAAAGCACCCTTTGGCGGCGTTGGCAAAAGCGGCAATCATCGCCCAGCGGGCATCGATGCCGTTCGAAACGCCACCTACCCGGTGATGGTGCAAAGCCTACCCTTCGGGCACGCGGAACCGCTTGCACCTTTGGCTCTTAAGTTCAAATCAGAACAGATTGGTTTAAGCGAGACGCTTGAAGACCTGATCAAAAGCCACGAACAAGAATTCGCAGCGCAGCGCTATCGCTATTTTGACCAGCCACACGTACCAAAAGACATTCGCCTGCCAGCCTCAGAAGTGATGCTGCAGCGGCTGTACCAAGGCGATTTGGTCCCGCGGGAAAAGAAAGAACCAATAGTCGATCTTTTTGCGTCAAAAGGGCCCTATTTAGTATCCATTGACGAAGAGCCCTTGGTTATTTTTGATGCAGCCAGCCAAATTGCGTCGTTGGGTTTAGGCTTTAGCGCAGGTCCTTTTCAAAAGGCACTGGACGAAGGCCAATTGACGGAGAGCTTGCTATCCAATGCCGCCGATATCAGTGGCGATAGCGAAGCTTATGAAAAACTTTTGCTTTCCAGAGCCGACAAAAGCTTAAATTACGTCTCGTTTACCACCAGCGGTGCCGCAGCGAACGAAAAAGCATTCGATCTTTGTCGTTTAAATGGCCCAGGCGGTAAGCGAATCATCGCCTTTGAAGGCTCGTTCCACGGTCGCACCATGATGGCGCTGCACGCGACTTATAACCCTGAAAAGCGTAAAGGTTTCGAACTGCCCGGCTACGAAGTCACTTTCCTACCATTTGGCTCACTCGACGGCCTCAAAGAGGCGCTCGCCAAAGGCGACATGTGCTGCGTGATTGTCGAGCCGGTCCAATGTGAAGGCGGCGATAATTTTGCCAGCATCGATTTTTTCAGAGGCGTTAGGCAAATCACCCGCGACATGGGCGTGCCCATGGTCGTTGACGAAGTACAAACCGGCTTCGGTCTATTCGGGCCGTTCTTTTATCACACAGCCTTTGGCCTGGAAAACGGCCCCGACTGCGTAACCTTGGCTAAAAAGGCCCAACTCGGCGTCGTATTATCCACTTGGCCAGACACACGTCCAGAGCACCCTCACCAGATTCAAATCCAAAAGGGTCTGATTCAAGCCAAAGCGGTATTGGAAGCACCTTTTCAAGATCTAGAACGCCAGATCGCTGACCGATTAGCAAAACTTCACGAAGCATTCCCAATGCTGGTCTCAAACCCACGTAACACTGGCTACGCCTTTGCCTTCAACATGCCGACCCCTGCGCAAGCCAATCATGTGGTGAACCAACGTTTTAGTCGCGGCTTCATGGTTTATATCGCCGGCGTTCAAACGCTGAGATTCAGAGCCAATATCGACACCACGCTGAAGGAAATCGACTTTCTATTCGACGCCTTGCATGGCGCCTTAAAAGGCACAGCACCCGCTAAAACCAATGTTGTTTCTCAGGCCGCCTTGCCGCTGATGGGCGGCATCAGCATTGAGCAATTTACCCCCGATCAATGGTCTTATTACGCCAATAATATCGAAGCCTTAGAACACGCGGCCTACGAGCCAGAGCGCCGCGACAGTATGGCATATTTAGAAAGCTGGCTGAAGCAGCCTAAATCCGTCGGCCTAATCGCCAAACAACGCGGCGAAGTCGTCGGCTTTGCCATTGGCGGGCCGCTCGAGCATTCTAAAGTAGACGGCCCGGTGCATGATCCCATGCGTGGGCTCGGCAATACTTTTTACTCAACCGACATTGTGATTCATGAATCGCTGCGCGGTAAAGGCGTTGGTTACCATTTAAAAGCAGCGCAAATCGAAGCCGCAAAAAAACTAGGCTACGCCTACATGAGCGGCCGCAACCGCGTGGGCGCGACGTCTGAAATCCAGCGCATCAACAAAAGCTTCGGCGCCTATACAGTGGCCGTATACGACCACCAATACGGCAGCGATGCACAAGCACTCTACTATCGCATCCCCCTCCTAAGACCAGCCCTCCCCTCTCCCCTCTCCAGTTCCTGGAGAGGGGCCGGGGGTGAGGTCAACTGGGCCGACTCAATCCAAGCCCCCCTAGGAAAACACTCCCCCGAAATCCTAGCCGACATTCAAAAAGGCATCTTCACCACGGCCGTCGGCACCAAGCTAACGCTTTCCAATTTCATCACCCCTGACATGGTGCGCTACACCGAACTTTTGCGCCATTTGATGCCTAGATCATGCAAGCATCTCTACTTCACCTCTGGCCGAGATGAGATGGTAGACAAGGGTCTACGCTCGCTCAAAGTCAGCCGCCCCGGCGCCGAAATTGCCATCGGTCTCAAAGGTCAATATCTAGGCCACACCACCTGCTCTGCCAGAAGCCTAACCGACCCGGGCGATTATCAAAAACCATTCAGCTGGTTCGACTGGCCACTCGCCGAAACGGCAGAAGACATCGAAGCCTTAATCACGGAGCACGGCGCCGATAAAATATTCGGCATCGTCATCGAACTCATGGGCGAAATGACCGGTAAAGTCATATCCCCAGATTTGCTCAGACGATTAAGCGATATTCGTGAAAAGACTGGCATCCCACTCGTGTTCGTCGAAACAGCTTCCAGCTTAGGCCGAAGCGGCGAAAGTTTATTCCTCAGCGACTCGCTCCCCGTACAACCCAACATGGTCTGGTGGTACTCCGGCGGCCAGCTAGGACATATCTTCACCGATAATGCCTTTTACGTAGCAAAGCCGCTCACACTCATCTCCACCTGGGACGGCGACGAAATCTCGATGCGGCGTGCCTATCGTCACTTAATCGTCGCCCATGAAAAGCTGCAAAACTCGCTCGCAAACAAATTCGAAAGCGCCATTAGTAAACTAGGCAGCGCCTTCACCGGCAAAGGTCTATGGTATAGCTGGGATTTACCAAGCCCCGAACACGCTCAAAAAGCCCGTTTGGAACTTGAGCAAGCAGGGCTATTGCTTGCAAAGGGTTTTGGGAGCAAGCTGATTCTATGTCCTCCTGTCACCTTGAATGAACAAGATTTGACGAGAGGTCTGGAAATATTAGAAAGGTATTTGCGAAATGCTTAGCCCGGAAGTTGAAGATATTATTCAAAACTCGTTTCGAGAAGCTCACGAACGCGGCCATGAAATGGCCACGATTGAGCATCTTGCATTGGTTTTATTATACGACGAAGACATCAGACATCTGCTCGGCGCCTGCGGTGTCAAGCTTGATCAACTCAAACAGCAGTTAAACAACTACTTAGACACCGAAGTGGAAAAAGTCGTTTTCGATGCCAACCGAGTCAAAATCGAAGCCTCTTTAGGCTTTCAACGCGTCATCGAACGCGCCACCGTCCAAGCGCGCGCGGCAGCCCGTGGTGAAGTCTGGCCATCGCACCTATTGGTGGCTATTTTCGAAGAAAAAGAATCTCCCGCGCTCTACTACTTCTCCAAAGCCGGACTAACCCGCCTAGAGCTGGTCTCCAACATCGGCGAATCCATCAGCGAAGATGAAGACGGCGAAACCTTCGAAGGAAACCCATTAGAATCCTTCACTGTTGACCTGACCGAAAAAGCCAAAAATGGCGAACTCGATGTCCTTGTTGGCCGAGACGAAGAACTTACCCGTGTGATCCACATCCTGCTCAGACGTCGCAAAAACAACGCCCTCCTCGTTGGCGAAGCAGGCGTGGGCAAGACCGCCATCGCCGAAGGCCTAGCACAACGTATCGTTGACGGCAAAGTTCCCGAAGTACTACAAAACAGCTCTGTCTTCGCCCTAGATATGGGCCTTCTACTGGCCGGCACACGCTACCGCGGCGATTTCGAAAACCGCTTTAAAGCCGTGATGCGCGCCCTAGAAAAAAAGCCGAACTCCATTTTATTAATCGATGAAATCCACACCATGGTAGGCGCAGGCTCAAGCTCCGGCGGCGGCCCAGACGCCTCCAACATGCTAAAGCCCATCCTATCCGGCGGAACCATCCGCTGCATCGGCACCACCACTTACAAAGAATACCGCGGTCATTTTGAAAAAGACCGAGCTTTGGTCAGGCGCTTTCAGAAAGTTGACATCGAAGAGCCAAGCGAAAAAGACTGCCTCAAAATTCTTCAAGGCCTAAAAGGCAAATACGAAGAATTCCACCATGTCAAAATCAGTCCTAAAGCTCTACAAGCCGCCGTCTCACTCTCCGTTAGACACCTGCAAGAGAAAAAGCTGCCTGATAAGGCGATCGATCTCATCGACGAAGCCGCTGCTGGCCTCAAACTTAAAGGCAAAAAGAACGCCACCGTCACCGAGCACGACATCGAACAAACCGTCGCTCGCATGGCCCAAATCCCACCGAAACAAGTCAGCCAAGACGACCGTTCGTTACTGCTCAGCCTAGACGAAAAACTAGGCCAGGTTGTTTTCGGCCAAGACAAAGCCATCGCTGAACTCGCTTCCGCGGTAAAACTAGCCCGCGCCGGCCTAAGAGAACCCGAAAAGCCTTTGGGAGCATTCTTATTCAGCGGCCCCAGCGGTGTTGGCAAAACCGAAGTCGCTAAACAGCTCGCCAAAACCATGGGCATCTCATTCGTCCGTTTCGACATGAGCGAATACATGGAACGCCACACCGTCAGCCGCCTCATCGGCGCGCCTCCAGGCTACGTAGGCTACGACCAAGGCGGCCTGCTGACAGACGCCATCCATAAAACCCCTCACGCAGTGCTGTTGTTAGATGAAATCGAAAAAGCCCACCCAGACGTGTTCAACATGCTGCTGCAAGTCATGGACTATGGCAAACTAACCGACAACAACGGCCGAGCCACCGACTTTAGACACGTAATTCTGATCATGACCAGCAATGTGGGCGCCGCAGAACTAGCCCAAGCCAAAATCGGCTTCGGCGACAGCGACAACTGGGGCGCAGACGAAGGCGCCTTCAAAAAGCTATTCTCGCCTGAGTTCAGAAATCGCCTAGATGCAAGAATCGCCTTCGAGCCGTTAAAGCCTGAATCCATGGCCCGAATCGTGGAGAAATTCTTAAAAGAGCTAGAAGCCCAAGTATCCGAGCACCCCATCAAACTGGAAATCACCAAAGCCGCCAAAGAGCACCTGGCCAATAAAGGCTACGACAAAACCCTAGGCGCCAGGCCCCTAGCCAGATTAATCCAGCAAGAAATCAAACGCCCCCTAGCCGAAAAGATCCTAAGGCTAGAAGGCAAGTCCGAACAAATCATCAAAATCGACCTAGTAAACAACAAACTAGAAGTAAAATAGCCGCAACATCGTCATTGCGAGGAGCGAAAGCGACGCGGCAATCCACTCCCCAAACGTTGCCAACCACGGCCGCCCGGACAAAACCGTCCGCCTTCGGCGTCCAAAGTCCGGGTGTCCGCATCGCGGACATAAAATTGACACACCAATAGACCCATGCAACAATCCCCCAACCCATGACCCCCAAAAAACGCCTGGACATAGCCTTGGTAGAGCGAGGCTTAGAAAGCACCCGTTCACGGGCGCAAGCGCGCATCCTCGCAGGTGACGTGGTCGTGGGCGACCACCGTGTGGACAAAGCTGGCCATTTGGTCAGCGAAACCGATGCGATTCGGCTAAAAGATAACTCACTGCCTTATGTGTCTAGAGGCGGCCTAAAATTAGAAGGCGCTCTAAAATCCTGGCCTACCGATGTAGAGGGCACCATCTGCATCGACATCGGCTCCTCTACCGGAGGCTTTACGGACGTCCTTCTCAAAAACGGCGCAGCATTGGTCTACGCCGTTGATGTTGGCACCAACCAATTAGCCTACGAATTGCGAATTAACCCAAAAGTTAAAGTCTTCGAAAAGACCCACATCCTAAAAACGCCAGCCGGCACCTTCACCCCCGCCCCAACCATCGCTGTCATAGACGTCAGCTTTATCTCGCTTAAGAAAGTGCTTCCTGCGGCACTGATCCATCTGACCCGCCCAGGCACAATCTACGCCCTCATCAAACCCCAATTCGAAGTCGGCCCAGACAAAATCGAAAAAGGCGGCATTGTCAAAGACATCGCCGCCCGCGAACAATCTCGGGATGAAATTTTAGCTCTAGCAGCCAATTTGGGTTTAAAAATCATCGGCCATGCAGAAAGCCCCATCCAAGGAACAGATGGGAATGTTGAGTACTTGGCCTGTCTAAAATTTATTGTCTAAAGCAAACTAAAGTCAGCAGAAGTCAAAGTACCAGACAAACCAGTCATGTTAATAAGCATATCAACTGTCTCTACAGCAGAAGTTGCATTGTTAATATAGAGATAGGTACCCGCCGCTCCGCCTGTAGAACAAGTGACAACCACCGCGCTAAGAGCACCCCCAGGAACCGACACGGGAATGACGGTAATCCCTCCGTAAACAGCTGTCAGATCGGCACAGGTGCCAATGACCTGCGGCACATCGAGGGACACACTCGTTCCGGAAACCGGCACTCCTGTAATTTCCAACCCTATTTTATCTGTACCAGCAACGAAATCGGTAATCTGAACGATTGCGGTCGTACCCGAGGATTCGCCTAAGATTCTACCCACGTCAGTTGGGACGGATCCTGTGTTCGTGACAATAAATTTAAAGGTGTCGGCGTCGCCCCCCCCGGTTAAAACATCCGCCTGGTTTAGTTCACCCGTAGCTCCGCCAATGATGGTGTCGGCACCATTACCGCCATTAATGGTATCGATACCTGCTCGACCAAGCAATGTGTCTGCTGCTGACCCACCTGTGATCGTATCGGCACTTGTAGAGCCAGCCGTGGTCAAAGCACCAGTCATACCAGCCGCGTTTAAAACTACCGCCGACGAAAATGTAGTCAACGCCAAAGTTGCCGCGCCGTTTACCGTAAAGTTGGAGGGCGTATTAGTAACACTCGAAATCGAATTAATTGCACTACCATTTGAAACAATTGTCACACCCGTGGTCCCGCCAATCGTAAGGCCTGTAATATTGTGCGCGACTGTATCCCCTGAACCCCCTAGGTTCAGCGTCACGTTTGCTCCGGCTAAGGACAAAGAATTTGCAGTAAATGGTGCAGTCGCACCGGCGCCGACATCAACAATACTGCCATTCTGCAGGCCAGTGATGGTCTGTGTTCTGCCAGCGGATTCGACTGTAAAATGATTAATATTTGAGCCGGTGATCGCGCTTGCATCCAGCGTAATATTTGCGTTAAGCCCCAAGATTTCAAAACCTTGCACCGCGTTAATTTTCGCTTCTTCTCCAGAAGACGTATTTAGAACCAACTTGTCAGCAGAGCTTGCGCCAGCGTTCAATTGGCTCCCTGATGTTAAAGCGGTCAACGCACTATTGCCCAAGGTCAGAACATCAGCCGCGGTACCTCCGGTAAAAGTGAATGCAGCCTTAGGTGTTCCTGCTGATAAATCTACTCTAACACCGGCGGAAGTTGAGGCATTAATGCTATTGGGTGCGGCAACATCACCAGCCGCTAAGGCAAAAGTTAACGGCGCATCCCCCGACAACGTATAAGCCAACACCCCCGCAGGAGCATCTAATGTTCCTATTTTACTAGGCGTGTTTCCGGAGTTAATCGTTAAACTGGTTGCTCCCGTTGCCGCGATCGTCAGATTCGCCGGCGCAGTCGCGTTGCCCTGGTAGCCAATTAACTGGAGAGTCGGACTAGCAACAGTATTGTCCATCGCCCAAGTGACCCCACCCGCTGTGGCCGTGCCACCCGCTCCGGTAGCTAGTTTTAGCGTGCCCACATTACCAGTGGTAATTGTACCACCGCTCAGCGCTGTGATATCCGAAAAATCATATAAAGTGATTCCATTTGAACTACTGTACTTCGTTGACAAGTCCCAAGTACCACTCCCAAGAGGGCTGGAAAAATTTACAATCTCCACATTAGAAACAGTTGTTGGAAGCGAAGCCAAGTCCGCAGGTACCAGCGCTCCAGTAACCACGATAACGTCAGTCCCATCTGCGCCCTCCACGCGGTCCGTCGACTGGATGGTTGTAGGAACGATGCCTGAAAACACATCATCTCCAGCCGTTCCCAAAACATAGTCGTAGGCAGAAACTGTAAAATCAGCAGTCGATGCAACATAACCACCACCACCACCACCGGCCGTTGGCGTTGGATTGCCAGTGCCGCCCGAACCCGCGCCCCCAGTCCCTGGCCCATTTCCAGATGGGGTCAGACTTGAGCCTGCAGCGCATGAAATCAATACAGTAAAAAGAACGCCAAAAGCGATTTTATGCCAAATTATCTGGTTATTATTTACCATTTAACCTCCCGACTAAACATTGTTATCAATAAAATTGTAACATAGGCTCAAGTCAAGCATTTCAAATTGCTCACCAATTAAGAAATCCTGAGGCGTACCTGCGAAGCTCAATGAGCTAAGCAGGCGCCTCGAGACCATTAACCTTTCGATTAGATCAGGGTAATCAAGTTAGCAGAGATAATACGCTATTTTCCGATTGAGGCCAACACCATGCGGTTCAATCGCTAATTCAAAGTGAAGTCGGCAGCAGTCAAAGTACCAGATAAACCAGTCATATTAATAAGCATGTCGGCCGTAGCTACCCCGGCCGTCGCATTGTTGATATAAACATACGTTCCCGCTGCTGCACCTGCACTGCAGGTAATCACCACGCCACTCAAAGCGCCCCCAGGAACTGAGGGAACAATCGCCACTACTTGCGCATAAATATCGGTCAAATCAGCACAAGTGGCAATTGTTTGCGGAGTATCAAGAACCATGCTGGTACCTGAAACCGGTGCACCTGTAACTTCTAGCCCAAGTTTATCTGTTCCAGCGACGAAATCAGTAATCCGAACGATTGCTGTCGTACCAGATGATTCGCCTAAAATTGTACCAACATCAGTTGCGATGACTGATGTATTCGTTGCAACGAACTTAAAGGTGTCCGCGCCGCCCCCTCCAGTCAAAACATCCGCCTGATTTAAGACGCTTGCGAGGCCACCTTGAATGGTGTCCACGCCTAGACCACCATTAATCGTATCCACGCCCCCGGCACCCAATAAAGTATCCGCGCCTGTGAAACCAGTTAATGAATCGGCTGCACTCGAGCCCGTTGCATTTAACACAGGACCGCTCGATGTGATTGAGCCCGCTGCCGCCAGCCCGCCGAAGGTAATCGGCGTCAAGCCAGTAACGGTATAAGTATAACCTGGCGCGCTGGTTATCGTATTGGTTCCTGCTCCGTTGGATTCGATATTCACACCAGTCAATCCGGTCCCAGCCAAAGTGGTGGTGTAAGATACCGTATCATCCGTAGAACCCAGGCGAAGCGTCGGTGTGGTTGCCGTACCACTTAAAGTCAAAGTGCCGGTCGTAAATGTCGAAGCAGCCCCAAAGCCAACATCGACGCTGTTTCCGTTAGTCAAGTTAGTCAGCGTCACTGCGATACCAGCTGTATCGATAGCATATCGCGATAAAACGGTGACTAAGCTTGTATCAATCGAAATGGCGGCTTTTAGACCTAAAACTTCAGTACCAACCACAGCATTTAATTTGGGAAAACTTCCAATGCTTGTATCGAAAGTGCTGAGTTTATCCAATGCACCAGTACCCAAGTTAATTTGGCTGCCAGCAGTTAAAGCAGCTAAATTGCCCGCACTTAAGATTAAATTGTCATTCTGAGGAGACCCGGTGAAAGTGAACCCTGCTTTAGTCGCGCCACCAGACAGATCAACAACAGCACCTCCCGTTGTCATGGTGGATGCGTTCATACTATTAGGATTCGGAACATCTAAAGCCGCCAACGCAAAAGTCATCGCCGCGTCCCCAGACAACGTGTAAACCAGTACACCTGCGGGAACATCCAATGTTGCTATTTTGCTAGGGGTAACCGATGAGCTAACCGCTAAGCTAGTCGCTCCCGTCCCCGCAATCGTCAAGTTTGAAGGCACAGACGCGTTGCCCTGGTATCCAACCAATTGCAGCGCAGGAGCAGTGACCGTATTATCCATCGCCCAAGTAACACCCCCCGCAGTCGCTAAACCACCCGCTCCAGTAGCGATTTTCAGAGTGCCAACATTACCCGTCGTAATCGTATTTGAGCTAAGTGCCGCAATGTCAGAAAAGTCATATACATTGATCCCATTCGAAGTGCTGTATATAGACGACAAGTCCCAAGCGCCGGCGGTAAGTGAGCTGGAAAAATTGATAATCTCAACATTCGAAACGGTTGTCGGAAGCGAAGCTAAATCCGAAGACAGCGTCGCTCCCGAGACCACAATGACATCATTCCCGTCAGCACCATTCACCCGGTCAGTTGACTGCATTGTGGTAGAAACGTTTCCAGAGAACACGTCATCTCCAGTTGTACCCACAATATAATCGCTAGTAGCTAGCGAGAAATCCAAAGTCGATACCAGCCCCCCGCCTCCGCCACCACCGCCGCCGGAGGGATTGGTGGGGTTACCAGGATCTTGGACCGAATCGCCCCCGCCACTTGCAGAGGGATTACCAGACTGCGGGGAAGTCCCCGCGCAAGAAATTACAACGACAAAAAGAACGCCGAAAGCAACTTTACTTAATAATACACATAATTGATAATTGAACATATCATCAGTGTAACACAGGGTAAATTTGGCAATCAACTTGACCAGCAAATTATAAAAAACCCCCTTCGGTAAGTCCAAGAACGCTTGTGGCATTCGGCGGACTCCGAAGAGGGAAGACTACTCAGTATTACTAGATCAAGGTAATCAAGTCAGCTGACAATACTGCGCTGCCTGTGAAGCCAAGCAATACGAAGTTTTCGATAGCGCCTGCTGCAGTCGTTCCGTTACTATCAAACTCAACCAGGGTATCTGGACCAGTCAAGCTAACAGTAAAGACACCTGTAGAGGTATTATAAGTTCCTCGAACAAGAGCGATAGAGTCGGTTGTACCTGCTGCGGAAAGAAGTGCAGTACTGATCGCTGTTGCTCCCGTAATCGTACCGGCAGCGTAAATAGCAATCTTATCACCAGCAATCATGCCTGTGTACACATCTGTAGCAGTCAAAACGGTCACACCGGATGTAACTGCACCTGAAAACGACTGAGATGCAGCTGTATAAGCAATAGTGTCAGCGCCAGTACCAACAGTCACGGTATCGCCGCCTGCCAATCCTGTCACAGTATCGTTACCGACACCTGTGGTGATGATATCAGCGGAAGTCGAGCCTGAGGTAGTGAAGTTCCCTGTCAAAGCGGAACCATTGATGATTGCACCAGCTGCTGGAGAACCCAACGTTGTCGATGGAGCATTGCCTGACAAAGTAAAGGTCGTGTTAGCACTGCTTGTCAAAGCGGTCGCACCGATGGTGTTTGCAGCAACGCCGTTTGAAGCAATATTAACGTTTGTCAAACCTGTAACAACCAACGTTGGGATTGCGTGAGTGGAGGCATCTGTAGTAGCACCCAAGTT
This window harbors:
- a CDS encoding aldehyde dehydrogenase family protein, encoding MGKGSFIGGVFVAGAGEIIRSQNPARAYETVFETNADISHVAKAVEAAEKALPIWRGLTQNERVLALKSVEAVFKKREEDLAQRITAEMGKIFTESLFEAKNVSGRVSLTAEEGLKRVATEHPPGAGETRYHAQGIMAVLGPYNFPAHLMNSHIIPALMTGNTIVAKPSELCPGVGELYAECFEEAGLPAGVFNLIQGRGDIGKALVTHPRIRGVLFTGSYQTGRALTEMLLDHPHKILALEMGGKNTAVVLDDADLYQCLVEISQGAFQSAGQRCTATSRVLIDRQVAPKLIPALIRMAKEFVPADPTNTDTVLGPMAGRAALERYLSLLEKVRESAGCKVLLEAQVLPGGAFVTPSVYQVEQFVDIELFGPHFDIQLFDGLDEAIKLVNQSDYGLSNSIFTRSETSFERFYQETYSGVLNWNRSTNGLSGKAPFGGVGKSGNHRPAGIDAVRNATYPVMVQSLPFGHAEPLAPLALKFKSEQIGLSETLEDLIKSHEQEFAAQRYRYFDQPHVPKDIRLPASEVMLQRLYQGDLVPREKKEPIVDLFASKGPYLVSIDEEPLVIFDAASQIASLGLGFSAGPFQKALDEGQLTESLLSNAADISGDSEAYEKLLLSRADKSLNYVSFTTSGAAANEKAFDLCRLNGPGGKRIIAFEGSFHGRTMMALHATYNPEKRKGFELPGYEVTFLPFGSLDGLKEALAKGDMCCVIVEPVQCEGGDNFASIDFFRGVRQITRDMGVPMVVDEVQTGFGLFGPFFYHTAFGLENGPDCVTLAKKAQLGVVLSTWPDTRPEHPHQIQIQKGLIQAKAVLEAPFQDLERQIADRLAKLHEAFPMLVSNPRNTGYAFAFNMPTPAQANHVVNQRFSRGFMVYIAGVQTLRFRANIDTTLKEIDFLFDALHGALKGTAPAKTNVVSQAALPLMGGISIEQFTPDQWSYYANNIEALEHAAYEPERRDSMAYLESWLKQPKSVGLIAKQRGEVVGFAIGGPLEHSKVDGPVHDPMRGLGNTFYSTDIVIHESLRGKGVGYHLKAAQIEAAKKLGYAYMSGRNRVGATSEIQRINKSFGAYTVAVYDHQYGSDAQALYYRIPLLRPALPSPLSSSWRGAGGEVNWADSIQAPLGKHSPEILADIQKGIFTTAVGTKLTLSNFITPDMVRYTELLRHLMPRSCKHLYFTSGRDEMVDKGLRSLKVSRPGAEIAIGLKGQYLGHTTCSARSLTDPGDYQKPFSWFDWPLAETAEDIEALITEHGADKIFGIVIELMGEMTGKVISPDLLRRLSDIREKTGIPLVFVETASSLGRSGESLFLSDSLPVQPNMVWWYSGGQLGHIFTDNAFYVAKPLTLISTWDGDEISMRRAYRHLIVAHEKLQNSLANKFESAISKLGSAFTGKGLWYSWDLPSPEHAQKARLELEQAGLLLAKGFGSKLILCPPVTLNEQDLTRGLEILERYLRNA
- a CDS encoding TlyA family RNA methyltransferase; the protein is MTPKKRLDIALVERGLESTRSRAQARILAGDVVVGDHRVDKAGHLVSETDAIRLKDNSLPYVSRGGLKLEGALKSWPTDVEGTICIDIGSSTGGFTDVLLKNGAALVYAVDVGTNQLAYELRINPKVKVFEKTHILKTPAGTFTPAPTIAVIDVSFISLKKVLPAALIHLTRPGTIYALIKPQFEVGPDKIEKGGIVKDIAAREQSRDEILALAANLGLKIIGHAESPIQGTDGNVEYLACLKFIV
- a CDS encoding bluetail domain-containing putative surface protein, which codes for MFNYQLCVLLSKVAFGVLFVVVISCAGTSPQSGNPSASGGGDSVQDPGNPTNPSGGGGGGGGGLVSTLDFSLATSDYIVGTTGDDVFSGNVSTTMQSTDRVNGADGNDVIVVSGATLSSDLASLPTTVSNVEIINFSSSLTAGAWDLSSIYSTSNGINVYDFSDIAALSSNTITTGNVGTLKIATGAGGLATAGGVTWAMDNTVTAPALQLVGYQGNASVPSNLTIAGTGATSLAVSSSVTPSKIATLDVPAGVLVYTLSGDAAMTFALAALDVPNPNSMNASTMTTGGAVVDLSGGATKAGFTFTGSPQNDNLILSAGNLAALTAGSQINLGTGALDKLSTFDTSIGSFPKLNAVVGTEVLGLKAAISIDTSLVTVLSRYAIDTAGIAVTLTNLTNGNSVDVGFGAASTFTTGTLTLSGTATTPTLRLGSTDDTVSYTTTLAGTGLTGVNIESNGAGTNTITSAPGYTYTVTGLTPITFGGLAAAGSITSSGPVLNATGSSAADSLTGFTGADTLLGAGGVDTINGGLGVDTIQGGLASVLNQADVLTGGGGADTFKFVATNTSVIATDVGTILGESSGTTAIVRITDFVAGTDKLGLEVTGAPVSGTSMVLDTPQTIATCADLTDIYAQVVAIVPSVPGGALSGVVITCSAGAAAGTYVYINNATAGVATADMLINMTGLSGTLTAADFTLN
- a CDS encoding AAA family ATPase, which gives rise to MLSPEVEDIIQNSFREAHERGHEMATIEHLALVLLYDEDIRHLLGACGVKLDQLKQQLNNYLDTEVEKVVFDANRVKIEASLGFQRVIERATVQARAAARGEVWPSHLLVAIFEEKESPALYYFSKAGLTRLELVSNIGESISEDEDGETFEGNPLESFTVDLTEKAKNGELDVLVGRDEELTRVIHILLRRRKNNALLVGEAGVGKTAIAEGLAQRIVDGKVPEVLQNSSVFALDMGLLLAGTRYRGDFENRFKAVMRALEKKPNSILLIDEIHTMVGAGSSSGGGPDASNMLKPILSGGTIRCIGTTTYKEYRGHFEKDRALVRRFQKVDIEEPSEKDCLKILQGLKGKYEEFHHVKISPKALQAAVSLSVRHLQEKKLPDKAIDLIDEAAAGLKLKGKKNATVTEHDIEQTVARMAQIPPKQVSQDDRSLLLSLDEKLGQVVFGQDKAIAELASAVKLARAGLREPEKPLGAFLFSGPSGVGKTEVAKQLAKTMGISFVRFDMSEYMERHTVSRLIGAPPGYVGYDQGGLLTDAIHKTPHAVLLLDEIEKAHPDVFNMLLQVMDYGKLTDNNGRATDFRHVILIMTSNVGAAELAQAKIGFGDSDNWGADEGAFKKLFSPEFRNRLDARIAFEPLKPESMARIVEKFLKELEAQVSEHPIKLEITKAAKEHLANKGYDKTLGARPLARLIQQEIKRPLAEKILRLEGKSEQIIKIDLVNNKLEVK